The Glycine max cultivar Williams 82 chromosome 12, Glycine_max_v4.0, whole genome shotgun sequence genome window below encodes:
- the LOC121173157 gene encoding probable inactive patatin-like protein 9 — translation MIRQTAARVILPNDQRRQNRRPCSPPGRSLPLKLFSIVKLLLPRPHLAPSTTPGLFTPFHFSSVDGKTSCAAVDGDLMMNNLTTAAVTHVLHNKGDFQSVNGAEDLLVLSIENRALVKRMNNADECTTSMVVDIALDGVFETVDQILGNAFCWNRTDYVRIQLYH, via the exons ATGATCAGGCAAACCGCCGCCCGCGTGATCCTCCCAAATGATCAAAGAAGGCAAAATCGCCGACCATGTAGTCCTCCTGGCCG gTCCCTACCGTTAAAATTATTTAGCATCGTTAAATTATTGTTGCCAAGACCGCACCTCGCACCATCAACGACCCCTGGCCTCTTCACTCCCTTCCACTTCTCCTCCGTCGATGGGAAAACCTCGTGCGCCGCCGTCGATGGTGACCTAATGATGAACAATCTGACAACAGCTGCAGTCACGCACGTCCTCCACAACAAGGGCGATTTCCAGTCAGTGAATGGTGCGGAGGATCTCCTCGTCCTGTCCATCGAAAATAGAGCTCTGGTGAAGAGAATGAACAACGCCGACGAGTGCACGACGTCGATGGTGGTTGACATTGCGCTCGATGGTGTTTTCGAGACCGTTGACCAGATTCTAGGAaacgccttctgttggaaccgTACGGACTATGTTAGGATTCAACTATACCATTAA